From Paenarthrobacter sp. A20:
ACTACACAGAGACCCTTGAACTCAACACGGCGATGGACCAGGATCCACAAAGAGTCTGGCAGCCGGAAGAGCTCCTTGCCCTGGCATTCGCCCATCCGCCGTATTTCGGGCCGGGCCAAGGCTTTCATTACTCCAACACGAACACGGTTCTTCTGGGCCTGATCGCCGAGAAATTGGAAGGAAAGCCGCTCGGAACCCTGTTCAAGGAGCGGATTTTCGAACCGCTCGGGCTAAAGGGTACGGTCTTTCCCGAGATTTCTTCCAATGCGATTCCGGAGCCCCATTCCCAAGGCTATTTCTACGGCGACAACGTCCTGACCATGACCAATCCGGCCCTTCCCGAGGACATGCAGAAGGAGGCCACGGCCGGCGCTCTGGCGCCGAACGATGTCACCGACGTCAATCCGTCGTGGGCTTGGGCCGCGGGGTCGGGCATATCCACGGCTGAGGACCTCAAGATTTTGGGCGAAGCCCTGGTCAACGGCAAGCTCCTCAAACCGGAACTCCAGCAAAAACGGCTTGAGAGCGTCACCCCCACCAATCCCGACAATACCGGTGGCGCATCCTATGGTTTGGGAATCGCAAAGTTCGGTAACTTGTATGGGCACACCGGCGAGTTGCCGGGCTTCAACACCTTTATGGGTCATGACCCCGCCAATTCAGTCTCGTTGGTGGTGTGGACCAACCTGGCGCCCGCTGCCGACGGGCGGGACCCCGCGACCACCATTGCCCGCACGCTGATTGGCAAGTTGTACCGCCCGGCTGCTTGATTGTCCCCAGGCCCTTGCCCCCCAAGGGACTCGCGATATATCGTGAATTGAACAACGCGATATATCGCAACCTGGAGGAATCATGTCTGAGGAACTATGGACCGTGACGGGTCCGCAAACCATCGATGTGGACGACGTCCGCTCCCTCAAGCTGGGAATCGTGAAGGGCCGCTTTGACGTCATGACCCATGACGAACCATACGTCCGCATCGAAATCAGCGAGATCACGGGCGACCCCCTGACGGTGACACTGGTGGACGGACGCTTGGAGGTCCGTCATCAGCTGCAAGGGCCGCAGGGTTGGTTCCGGAACCTGATGGGGACCGTCAATAACACCAGCACCAACTCGGTGGTAGTGGGGATCGCCCTTCCGCCCGGCGTCGACGTCGAAGCTGGAACGGTGAGCGGCGACGGCATGGTCTCCGGGATCAGTGGACGGACGCGCCTGAACACCGTCTCCGGTTCCGTCATGGCCGACGGCACCAGCGGCGAACTGCACGTGAACACCGTCAGCGGGGAGGTCATCGCCAGGAACCACGACGGCGTCCTGACCGCCAAGAGCGTGTCAGGCGAAGTTACCGCTTCGGGAAAGTTCAAGAACGTCCGGGCCAGCACCATTAGTGGCGACCTCAGTTTCGATCTTCAGGACTATACCAACGACTTCGGCGCCAATTCCGTTTCCGGTGACCTGACCATCCGGCTGCCCCATGATGTCGGTCTGGACATCGTGGCAAAATCCGCCAGCGGGACCGTGGTCATCGACGATCAGTTGTACGCCCAGCCCGGCAGCAACGTGCACACGATCGTCGGCCCGGACGAACGGCTCATGCTGGTGCGCACCAATACAGTCTCCGGCAAGACGTACATCATGCACGGGTCGGCGCCGGCCACGGATAATAACCACCACTTCCCCGGCGAAGCGGGCCTCTGATGCCGCCGGTCTTCGCCCACGGAGCGTTGCGCCTCTATCTTCTGGCGTTGCTCGAAACGGGTCCTAAACACGGATATGAACTGATCAAGGCACTGGGTGACCGCTTCGGCGGCACATATTCCCCCAGCGCGGGAACCATCTATCCACGGCTGGGGAAGCTGGAAGAAGAGGGCCTCGTCGCAACTGAGACTGAGGGTCGCCGTACCAAATACTTCATCACTGATGCGGGCCGCGCCGAGCTTGATGGGCGGCGCGAGGAATTGGCGGACGTGGAAGACACCATCTCGGCCTCGGTCAGGAGGCTCGCGGACAACCTGCGGGACGACATCCGGACCAACATGCGTGGACTGCGGGCGGACCTGGCGGCTACCGCGGAAGCGGCGCGCACCAGCGCGACCTCTGCGACTTTCCGAAGCCGTACCGCGGGCTATACACCCGATGGCCAGCGCATGCTGAAGGAGGCCGAGTTGATGGTCCAGGCATTCAGGGACGATATCCGCATCGAGTTGCGCCAACACGGCGCCTCGCACCCGTTGACGCCAGTGGCACTTGAAACCGTGCGCACAGTGTTGGACCAAGCCCGTATTTCGATCCGGAATTCGTTGGGGAAATGACCTCCTTCCGAACCGGGCCACTGCAACACCAGGCCCGGTTCGCGACGCGGCACCCGGATGTGCGAAACTGGAGGGCAGCTCTATTGAGTATCAATCATTGAAGGAGGCCAGCTATGAGCAAGCGTGCACGTAAGCGTCGTGACCGTAAGCGCGGCGGCGCGAACCACGGCAAGCGTCCCAACACCTAAGCCAGCGGCTTAGTGTCACAGGCTTAAGAGCGAGGGCCCCGGAAACCATGCGGTTTCCGGGGCCCTTGGCGTTGTGGCCGGCTCTGATCAGGCCTCTACCGGCTTGATGGAGTGGATCCTGTCAAGAATCGAGTTCTTCAGGTTTTCCGGTGCCGATTCCGTACACGAGCGCTTGACCATGGTGCGGATAAGGCACTCAAGGTCATACTGCTCAGAGCATTCCTCACAGGTGTCCAAATGCTGCTTGATCTCAGTGAGGTCCTCGCGGGTCAAAGCGCCGTCGAGGTACTCGTAGATCCGCTGCATTCGCGTATCGTCGCAATCGCCCAATCCCTGGCAGTCGCTCATTTCTCTTTCTCCTGATTGTTGCTTCCGGCCGCGGCCTGATCTTCGGTATGGGCCCTGAAGCCCCGTTCGGTGGCGTAGTCCGCCAGCATGTCCCTCAGCATCTTCCTGCCTCGGTGCAACCGTGACATGACCGTGCCGATCGGGGTGTTCATGATTTCTGAGATTTGCTTGTAGGCATAGCCTTCGACGTCTGCAAAGTAGACGGCCAGACGGAATTCTTCCGGGATCGACTGCAGCGCGTTCTTGACATCGGAGTCCGGCAAGTGATCCAGTGCCTCAGTTTCGGCGGACCTCAGGCCTGCCGACGTGTGCGATTCTGCCTTGGCCAACTGCCAATCCTCGATCGTGTCCGAGTTGGACTGCAAAGGCTCCCGCTGACGCTTACGGTAAAGGTTGATATAGGTGTTGGTCAGGATGCGGTAAAGCCACGCCTTAAGGTTTGTTCCCGGCTTGTACTGGTGGAAAGCCGAGAATGCCTTGGTGTAGGCCTCCTGAACCAGGTCCTCGGCATCCGAGGGGTTGCGGGCCATCCTCATGGCCGCCGAATACAACTGGTCCACGTACTGCATGGCGTCGCGTTCGAAGCGCTCCCGCCGCTGTTCGGTAGTCTCCGTGGCAAGGTCGACGTCGGTCGCGGCCACTGCGTCGTCATTCGCGCCGGCTGCCTGGTCCGTGGCCGCTGCGGCCGGTTCCGTGGTGCTCATCGTTGCCAAGTCTACTGTCAGCTGCCGGGATTCCGGCTGCATGCCGTACCCGGGCTCCGGTAGAACCACCCGGTCCTTAACCAAAGTCAAAAAACCAACTCCGTTCACCAAGGCGGCAACACCTGCCGCAGTCCGGTCTCCACCGCACCACTAGTTCACAACGGCCGCCGCTGGGTAAATATTCCGCAAAGGTGCAAGACTAGAGCAGACTGCACCCCTTGAACACAACACTCATTGACATCGTGTGGCAAGCCACCCAGGAGGCAAGACATGTCTGTTATCCGTTTTCTCGCCCGTCCCATGCTCGCGTCCAGCTTCGTCGTCGCAGGTCTGGACAAGCTCAGGAACGCGGACGACACCGCCAAGCAGCTCTCCCCCGTCCTACGACGCGCCTCCGAATCCCTCCCTTTCAAGGCCGATGAGAAGACCCTCGCGCGCCTCATCGGTGGAGCACAGCTGGGCGCCGGAGCATTGCTTGGACTGGGAAAGCTTTCCCGTTTCGCCGCCACTGTGCTGGCTGTGACGTCGGCTTTGAACTCCTACGTCGAATGGCGTTCGGCCGATATCAGCACCAAGGAGGGCCGGAGCGCCCGTAAGGCACAGCTGTTGAAGAACATTTCCCTGACGGGCGGAGTCCTTC
This genomic window contains:
- a CDS encoding serine hydrolase; its protein translation is MTRNMQVSVRATVAAAVVAAVAATVSCSSGPPAPATSSTAPASSTPPSAATSAAALLPFDAGTLRAEFERTAKELLVPGAVVLLQTPEGSLTASYGTGTRGADRPVSAQDHIRVGSVTKTWTTTVILQLVQDGKLSLGDPVSKYRPDVPNGESITLEQMLTMRSGLFNYTETLELNTAMDQDPQRVWQPEELLALAFAHPPYFGPGQGFHYSNTNTVLLGLIAEKLEGKPLGTLFKERIFEPLGLKGTVFPEISSNAIPEPHSQGYFYGDNVLTMTNPALPEDMQKEATAGALAPNDVTDVNPSWAWAAGSGISTAEDLKILGEALVNGKLLKPELQQKRLESVTPTNPDNTGGASYGLGIAKFGNLYGHTGELPGFNTFMGHDPANSVSLVVWTNLAPAADGRDPATTIARTLIGKLYRPAA
- a CDS encoding DUF4097 family beta strand repeat-containing protein; translated protein: MSEELWTVTGPQTIDVDDVRSLKLGIVKGRFDVMTHDEPYVRIEISEITGDPLTVTLVDGRLEVRHQLQGPQGWFRNLMGTVNNTSTNSVVVGIALPPGVDVEAGTVSGDGMVSGISGRTRLNTVSGSVMADGTSGELHVNTVSGEVIARNHDGVLTAKSVSGEVTASGKFKNVRASTISGDLSFDLQDYTNDFGANSVSGDLTIRLPHDVGLDIVAKSASGTVVIDDQLYAQPGSNVHTIVGPDERLMLVRTNTVSGKTYIMHGSAPATDNNHHFPGEAGL
- a CDS encoding PadR family transcriptional regulator, whose amino-acid sequence is MPPVFAHGALRLYLLALLETGPKHGYELIKALGDRFGGTYSPSAGTIYPRLGKLEEEGLVATETEGRRTKYFITDAGRAELDGRREELADVEDTISASVRRLADNLRDDIRTNMRGLRADLAATAEAARTSATSATFRSRTAGYTPDGQRMLKEAELMVQAFRDDIRIELRQHGASHPLTPVALETVRTVLDQARISIRNSLGK
- a CDS encoding 50S ribosomal protein bL37, encoding MSKRARKRRDRKRGGANHGKRPNT
- the rsrA gene encoding mycothiol system anti-sigma-R factor; its protein translation is MSDCQGLGDCDDTRMQRIYEYLDGALTREDLTEIKQHLDTCEECSEQYDLECLIRTMVKRSCTESAPENLKNSILDRIHSIKPVEA
- a CDS encoding sigma-70 family RNA polymerase sigma factor; translation: MTLVKDRVVLPEPGYGMQPESRQLTVDLATMSTTEPAAAATDQAAGANDDAVAATDVDLATETTEQRRERFERDAMQYVDQLYSAAMRMARNPSDAEDLVQEAYTKAFSAFHQYKPGTNLKAWLYRILTNTYINLYRKRQREPLQSNSDTIEDWQLAKAESHTSAGLRSAETEALDHLPDSDVKNALQSIPEEFRLAVYFADVEGYAYKQISEIMNTPIGTVMSRLHRGRKMLRDMLADYATERGFRAHTEDQAAAGSNNQEKEK
- a CDS encoding DoxX family membrane protein; the encoded protein is MSVIRFLARPMLASSFVVAGLDKLRNADDTAKQLSPVLRRASESLPFKADEKTLARLIGGAQLGAGALLGLGKLSRFAATVLAVTSALNSYVEWRSADISTKEGRSARKAQLLKNISLTGGVLLASVDTDGRPSIAWRAEHLAADAKKVTGKQIKRADKAVRKAVDNAVGA